From the genome of Bradyrhizobium sp. SZCCHNS1050, one region includes:
- a CDS encoding NYN domain-containing protein, translating to MPSEPRSPRLAVLIDADNASAKIVDGLFEEIAKIGEASVRRIYGDFSSPRSRPWADTLARHAIVPQQQFAYTTGKNASDITLVIDAMDLLHSGRFDGFCLVSSDSDFTRLAARIREQGIDVFGFGEQKTPESFRQACRRFIYTENLRSDAASSKDADSAAAPKSLLPISAATPMIKKVITQMESEDGWVALGEVGKQLSNLVSDFDPRTYGCRKLSDLVRKTGGFEIEEQSKGGGSVRIRVKAASASQPKARASRSGHREATAKS from the coding sequence ATGCCGTCCGAACCCCGCTCGCCGCGTCTGGCCGTCCTGATCGACGCCGACAATGCCTCCGCCAAGATCGTCGACGGGCTGTTCGAGGAGATCGCCAAGATCGGCGAGGCGAGCGTGCGCCGGATCTATGGCGACTTCTCCAGCCCGCGCTCGAGGCCGTGGGCCGATACGCTGGCGCGCCACGCGATCGTGCCGCAGCAGCAGTTCGCCTACACGACCGGCAAGAACGCCTCCGACATCACGCTGGTGATCGATGCGATGGACCTGTTGCATAGCGGACGCTTCGACGGCTTCTGCCTGGTGTCGTCCGACAGCGACTTCACCCGGCTGGCGGCGCGCATCCGCGAGCAGGGCATCGACGTGTTCGGCTTCGGCGAGCAGAAGACGCCGGAGAGCTTTCGGCAGGCCTGCCGCAGGTTCATCTACACGGAGAATTTGCGCAGCGACGCGGCGAGCAGCAAGGACGCGGACAGCGCTGCGGCGCCGAAGTCGCTGCTGCCGATCAGCGCGGCGACGCCGATGATCAAGAAGGTCATCACGCAGATGGAGAGCGAGGACGGCTGGGTCGCGCTCGGCGAGGTCGGCAAGCAGCTCTCCAACCTGGTCTCCGACTTCGATCCACGCACCTATGGCTGCCGCAAGCTCAGCGACCTCGTGCGCAAGACGGGCGGTTTCGAGATCGAGGAACAGTCCAAGGGCGGCGGCTCGGTGCGCATCCGCGTGAAGGCGGCGAGCGCGTCGCAGCCCAAGGCGCGGGCGTCGAGGTCCGGCCACCGCGAGGCGACGGCCAAATCGTGA
- a CDS encoding 2'-5' RNA ligase family protein, translating into MALAINLRSDDASSCEIEHLWKQVAAFEDAPSMRELRYRPHFTFAIYDAPEIDVETASRVMRVAVQGDTALRIAFNRVRWFLHPRCVLWAEPEMNATLLRWHASISAAIDPLLCRPHYRPGAWVPHCTLGTRISNDRRDDAMAFARSFVGRFEVVFDAIDCVVFPPVRIVAERKLPLATA; encoded by the coding sequence ATGGCCCTGGCGATCAACCTCCGATCCGACGACGCCTCTTCATGCGAGATCGAGCACCTGTGGAAGCAGGTCGCGGCTTTCGAGGACGCGCCGTCGATGCGCGAGCTGCGCTACCGGCCGCACTTCACCTTCGCGATCTATGACGCGCCTGAGATCGACGTCGAGACGGCTTCGCGCGTAATGCGCGTGGCCGTTCAAGGCGACACGGCGCTGCGGATCGCTTTCAATCGGGTCCGCTGGTTCTTGCACCCTCGTTGCGTGCTGTGGGCCGAGCCTGAGATGAACGCGACGCTGTTGCGATGGCATGCATCGATCTCGGCAGCGATCGATCCGCTGCTTTGCCGGCCGCACTATCGTCCCGGCGCGTGGGTGCCTCACTGCACGCTGGGCACGCGGATCTCGAATGACCGGCGCGACGATGCGATGGCGTTTGCGCGCTCGTTCGTCGGCCGCTTTGAGGTCGTGTTCGATGCGATTGATTGCGTCGTGTTTCCGCCGGTGCGGATCGTGGCCGAACGCAAGCTGCCGCTGGCGACCGCGTAG
- a CDS encoding haloacid dehalogenase type II, with protein MSDLSMVKALVFDVFGTVVDWRTSLINDFTAWSKTRGIQGDWTALVDGWRGLYVGSMDEVRRHPERGYVILDVLHRRSLETLVAQLGITGLTEADLDHLTRGWHRLHPWADSVAGLTRLKSKYIIAPLSNGNVALLTNMAKFAGLPWDLVLSAELFQHYKPDPETYLGAARLLGLAPDEVMMVAAHNNDLEAAQRYGLKTAFVARPTEYGPLQSRDFDATGAWDIVADDFNGIADRLGC; from the coding sequence ATGTCCGACCTGTCCATGGTCAAGGCGCTGGTGTTCGATGTGTTCGGCACCGTCGTCGACTGGCGCACCAGCCTGATCAACGACTTCACCGCGTGGTCGAAGACCCGCGGCATCCAGGGCGACTGGACCGCGCTGGTCGATGGCTGGCGCGGGCTCTATGTCGGCTCGATGGACGAGGTCCGCAGGCACCCGGAGCGCGGCTACGTCATCCTCGACGTGCTGCACCGGCGCTCGCTGGAGACGCTCGTTGCCCAGCTCGGCATCACCGGCTTGACCGAGGCCGATCTCGATCATCTCACCCGCGGCTGGCACCGGCTGCATCCGTGGGCCGACAGTGTCGCCGGGCTGACCCGGCTGAAGTCCAAATACATCATCGCGCCGCTCTCCAACGGCAACGTTGCGCTGCTCACCAACATGGCGAAGTTCGCGGGTCTGCCGTGGGACCTCGTGCTCTCCGCCGAGCTGTTCCAGCACTACAAGCCCGACCCCGAGACCTATCTCGGCGCCGCGCGTCTGCTTGGTCTTGCGCCCGACGAGGTGATGATGGTCGCCGCGCACAACAATGATCTCGAGGCGGCGCAACGCTACGGACTGAAGACCGCCTTCGTCGCCCGCCCCACCGAATACGGCCCGCTGCAGAGCCGCGACTTCGACGCCACCGGCGCCTGGGACATCGTCGCCGATGATTTCAACGGCATCGCCGACCGGCTCGGCTGCTGA
- a CDS encoding serine hydrolase translates to MRRPLAVLAILAMGWSWAQAEPGLHWRTASPDETPWSAPIAREVQEFAVEQKPTAIMVVRDDDIVASFGDLGAKVNVRSVRKSLLSALYGIAVEAGRINLDSTLAALEIDDVPPGLSPAEQTATVRQLLMARSGVYHLASYETGQMKQRRPARESHPPGSFWYYNNWDFNALGTIYRQSVDDVFASFDRRIGRPIGMEDFSAADGVYVKEASSSHPAYVFRMSARDLARFGLLFLNGGRWNGAQLIPPTWVTESTSRLSDTEQPGRGYGYLWWTFSSVRSGISGYFASGYGGQQIVVVPSKHLVVVELVDLAVNRTGVRTQRFLDLVGKITASVP, encoded by the coding sequence ATGCGACGTCCGCTTGCCGTGCTGGCAATCCTTGCGATGGGTTGGTCCTGGGCTCAGGCCGAGCCGGGACTGCATTGGCGGACGGCAAGCCCGGACGAGACGCCCTGGTCTGCACCGATCGCACGCGAGGTGCAGGAGTTTGCGGTCGAACAGAAGCCGACAGCGATCATGGTCGTGAGGGACGACGACATTGTTGCCTCGTTCGGCGATCTCGGTGCGAAGGTCAATGTCCGGTCCGTGCGCAAGAGTCTGCTCAGCGCGTTGTATGGCATCGCCGTCGAAGCCGGCCGGATCAACCTCGACAGCACGCTTGCCGCGCTCGAGATCGACGACGTTCCGCCGGGGCTTTCGCCGGCCGAGCAGACCGCGACGGTGCGTCAGCTACTGATGGCGCGCTCCGGGGTCTATCATCTCGCGTCCTATGAGACGGGGCAGATGAAGCAGAGGCGGCCGGCGCGCGAGAGCCATCCGCCGGGCAGTTTCTGGTACTACAACAACTGGGATTTCAACGCGCTCGGCACGATCTATCGGCAGTCCGTCGACGACGTGTTCGCAAGCTTCGACAGACGGATCGGCCGGCCGATCGGGATGGAGGATTTCTCCGCCGCAGACGGCGTGTACGTGAAGGAAGCCTCCTCGTCGCATCCGGCCTATGTGTTTCGGATGAGCGCGCGAGACCTGGCGAGGTTTGGCCTGCTGTTCCTGAACGGCGGACGCTGGAATGGGGCTCAACTGATCCCGCCGACATGGGTGACGGAATCGACCAGCCGTCTCTCGGACACCGAGCAGCCCGGACGGGGTTACGGCTATCTCTGGTGGACCTTCAGCAGCGTCCGATCCGGCATCAGCGGCTATTTTGCCTCCGGCTACGGCGGACAGCAGATCGTGGTCGTTCCCTCGAAGCACCTGGTGGTCGTCGAGCTGGTCGATCTGGCCGTGAATCGGACAGGCGTCCGAACGCAGCGCTTCCTCGATCTCGTCGGCAAGATCACCGCGTCGGTTCCTTGA
- a CDS encoding homoserine dehydrogenase: protein MVAPLRVGIAGLGTVGVEVVRLIEREGRVLTERTGRPVKVVAVTARSKAKKRGIDLSGIKWAKDPIALASDPEIDCLVELMGGAGDPALSAIDTALKAGKSVVTANKALIAKHGLKLAKAAEKHGGALNFEAAVGAAIPVVKTLREGLTGTGISRVYGILNGTCNYILTRMEQEGLSFDECLKDAQRLGYAEADPSFDIHGHDTAQKLAILASLAFGTQVAQNSVYVEGISSIAPEDLRAAAELGYRVKLLGVAVRTAKGIEQRVHPTMVPKSSSIAQVMGVTNAVTIDGDGIPPITLVGPGAGGAATASAVVADIADVARGIRAAPFGRPVDRLQATEKAPMERHEGGYYIRLMARDHAGTAATIATRLAEQKISIESIVQRHPNGSEPAKTAGKSAPVPVILITYATHEDAVHRALQAVQRDKVISGKPQVIRIEKN, encoded by the coding sequence ATGGTCGCACCCCTGAGAGTGGGCATCGCGGGCCTCGGCACCGTGGGTGTCGAGGTCGTTCGTCTCATCGAGCGTGAGGGACGCGTGCTCACCGAACGCACGGGGCGCCCGGTGAAGGTCGTCGCCGTGACGGCGCGGTCGAAGGCCAAGAAGCGCGGCATCGATCTGTCCGGGATCAAATGGGCCAAGGATCCGATCGCGCTGGCGAGCGATCCCGAAATCGACTGCCTGGTCGAGCTGATGGGCGGTGCCGGCGATCCCGCGCTGTCGGCGATCGACACCGCTCTCAAGGCCGGCAAGTCGGTGGTGACGGCCAACAAGGCGCTGATCGCCAAGCATGGCCTGAAGCTCGCCAAGGCGGCCGAGAAGCATGGCGGTGCGCTGAACTTCGAAGCCGCCGTCGGCGCGGCCATTCCGGTGGTCAAGACCCTGCGCGAAGGGCTCACCGGCACCGGCATCAGCCGCGTCTATGGCATCCTCAACGGCACCTGCAACTACATCCTGACTCGGATGGAGCAGGAGGGGCTGTCGTTCGACGAATGTCTGAAGGACGCCCAGCGTCTCGGCTATGCCGAGGCCGATCCGTCGTTCGACATCCATGGCCACGACACCGCGCAGAAGCTCGCGATCCTGGCGAGCCTCGCCTTCGGCACCCAGGTGGCGCAGAACTCGGTCTATGTCGAAGGCATCTCCTCGATCGCGCCGGAGGACCTGCGCGCGGCGGCGGAGCTCGGCTACCGCGTCAAGCTGCTTGGCGTTGCCGTGCGCACCGCCAAGGGCATCGAGCAGCGGGTGCACCCGACGATGGTGCCGAAATCCTCCTCGATCGCCCAGGTGATGGGCGTCACCAACGCGGTCACGATCGACGGCGACGGTATCCCGCCGATCACGCTGGTCGGTCCGGGAGCAGGGGGCGCCGCGACGGCGTCCGCCGTCGTCGCCGACATTGCCGACGTCGCGCGCGGCATCCGCGCCGCGCCGTTCGGGCGTCCGGTCGACAGGCTGCAGGCGACCGAGAAGGCGCCCATGGAGCGGCACGAGGGTGGCTATTACATCCGCCTGATGGCGCGTGACCACGCCGGCACGGCCGCGACCATCGCCACCCGGCTCGCCGAGCAGAAGATCTCGATCGAATCGATCGTGCAGCGCCATCCCAATGGCAGCGAGCCGGCGAAGACGGCCGGCAAGTCTGCGCCGGTGCCGGTCATCCTGATCACCTATGCGACACACGAGGACGCCGTGCATCGTGCGCTCCAGGCGGTGCAGCGCGACAAGGTCATCAGCGGCAAGCCGCAGGTGATCCGGATCGAGAAGAACTAG
- a CDS encoding transposase — protein sequence MIVPFRCVGIDVCKPYLDIFDEAVGAPERIANGPQAITQLVARWGCDVLVVFEATGVYDLELREALRRAGIRFARINPARARDFARASGQLAKTDPIDARTLAAFGRAMQPATEQAMTPAQSALARLAKRRDQLVAMRAQEKNRRSEAEDRAMAERISRLIEVLNDEIVEIEAEINALIKAEPVLAEQAQLMRSVPGVGPVACMQLITQMPELGHLGPKEVAALAGLAPFNRDSGAYRGKRKIGGGRKRVRDALYMAALNAVRRADRFKIFYNRLRQAGKPAKLALIAVARKLLTILNAMMRDRKPYAITPST from the coding sequence GTGATCGTACCTTTTCGTTGCGTCGGAATCGACGTTTGCAAACCCTATCTCGATATTTTTGATGAAGCCGTGGGGGCGCCGGAGCGCATCGCCAACGGGCCACAGGCCATCACACAGCTGGTGGCGCGTTGGGGATGCGATGTTCTGGTGGTCTTTGAGGCCACGGGTGTCTACGACCTCGAACTGCGCGAGGCCCTGCGTCGGGCGGGCATCCGCTTTGCGCGGATCAACCCGGCTCGAGCTCGCGATTTCGCCCGCGCCAGCGGCCAACTCGCCAAGACCGATCCGATCGACGCGCGAACGCTGGCAGCCTTTGGGCGCGCCATGCAGCCAGCCACCGAGCAGGCCATGACGCCTGCCCAAAGCGCCCTCGCCAGGCTTGCAAAACGGCGGGATCAACTGGTTGCCATGCGCGCCCAGGAAAAGAACCGCCGCAGCGAGGCCGAGGACCGCGCCATGGCCGAACGCATCAGCCGCCTGATCGAGGTCCTCAATGACGAGATCGTCGAGATCGAGGCCGAGATCAACGCGCTCATCAAAGCCGAGCCGGTGCTTGCGGAGCAGGCACAGCTGATGCGCTCCGTGCCCGGTGTGGGACCCGTCGCCTGCATGCAACTCATCACCCAGATGCCGGAACTCGGCCATCTCGGGCCAAAGGAGGTAGCCGCTCTTGCGGGCCTGGCTCCCTTCAATCGCGATAGCGGGGCGTATCGTGGCAAGCGCAAGATCGGCGGCGGCCGGAAGCGTGTCCGCGACGCCCTCTACATGGCCGCCCTCAACGCCGTCCGCCGCGCCGATCGCTTCAAGATCTTTTACAACCGTCTGCGCCAAGCCGGTAAACCCGCCAAGCTCGCCCTCATCGCCGTCGCCAGGAAGCTTCTAACCATCCTGAATGCCATGATGCGCGACCGAAAACCTTATGCGATCACTCCATCAACATAA
- a CDS encoding methyl-accepting chemotaxis protein produces the protein MLTAPELKTQPSAAPAQTTPKDDETDVSALIARLTGEVNQIACEKTKSIQQITNQMKMLALNALIESSRVGAQGAGFAVVAQEVRAVGQLVETIARELEGQLTTRTGNLKSSIERMTERARGERMVDLALNAIELIDRNLYERTCDVRWWATDSAVVDCAAAPDAARVTHVSERLAVILSAYTVYLDLWLCDPSGNVIANGRADRFNVVGQSVADTKWFREARGLRSGDDYVAGDVECQPLLGNAQVATYCASVREDGKAHGKPLGVLAIHFDWEAQARAIVQGVRVSESDKARVLLVDSNLRVIASSDGQGILSERVSLKLDGKRSGFYQDISGRMVAFHATPGYETYKGLGWYGVIVSGA, from the coding sequence ATGCTGACCGCGCCCGAGTTGAAGACGCAGCCCTCCGCCGCTCCGGCACAAACGACTCCCAAGGATGACGAGACCGACGTCTCGGCGCTGATCGCGCGGCTCACCGGCGAGGTCAATCAGATCGCCTGCGAGAAGACCAAATCGATCCAGCAGATCACCAACCAGATGAAGATGCTGGCGCTGAACGCGCTGATCGAGAGCTCGCGGGTCGGCGCGCAAGGCGCAGGCTTCGCCGTGGTGGCCCAGGAGGTGCGCGCCGTCGGCCAACTCGTCGAGACCATCGCGCGCGAGCTGGAGGGCCAGCTCACGACGCGCACCGGCAATCTGAAGAGCTCGATCGAACGCATGACCGAGCGCGCCCGCGGCGAGCGCATGGTCGATCTGGCGCTGAATGCGATCGAGCTGATCGACCGCAATCTCTATGAGCGGACCTGCGACGTGCGCTGGTGGGCGACCGACTCCGCCGTGGTCGATTGCGCAGCCGCGCCCGATGCGGCCCGCGTCACGCATGTCTCCGAACGGCTCGCGGTGATTCTCTCGGCCTACACCGTCTATCTCGATCTGTGGCTGTGCGATCCGAGCGGCAACGTGATCGCCAACGGCCGGGCGGACCGCTTCAACGTCGTCGGTCAGAGCGTGGCTGATACCAAATGGTTTCGTGAGGCGCGCGGCCTGCGCTCGGGCGACGACTATGTCGCCGGTGATGTCGAATGCCAGCCGCTGCTCGGCAACGCCCAGGTCGCGACCTATTGCGCCTCGGTGCGCGAGGACGGCAAGGCCCATGGCAAGCCGCTCGGCGTGCTCGCGATCCATTTCGATTGGGAAGCGCAGGCGCGCGCCATCGTTCAGGGCGTGCGCGTCAGCGAGAGCGACAAGGCCCGCGTGCTGCTGGTGGATTCCAATCTGCGCGTGATCGCATCCTCGGACGGTCAGGGCATTCTCAGCGAGCGCGTTTCACTGAAGCTCGATGGCAAGCGCAGTGGCTTCTATCAGGACATCTCCGGGCGCATGGTCGCGTTCCACGCCACGCCCGGTTACGAGACCTACAAGGGGCTCGGCTGGTATGGCGTGATCGTGTCGGGCGCGTGA
- the recJ gene encoding single-stranded-DNA-specific exonuclease RecJ: protein MAPSALALPLSAPQAFLGVRLSLTNKLWRDRLDARGAARALAMVQRYQLPEMLARVLAGRDVEIDAVNDFLDPTIRKLMPDPFTVTQMEAAAQRIADAAVKGETVAIFGDYDVDGATSAALLAWHLRHCGLDPLIHIPDRIFEGYGPNVEAIRALASKGATLLVTVDCGTTSLEPLAEARRLGMSVVVIDHHQCGEELPEVEALVNPNRPDDLSGLGYLAAVGLTLVTLVAVNRELRGRGFWSSTRPEPDLLSMLHHVALGTVADVAPLIALNRAFVAKGLIAMRRRDHVGHTALMDVARLNGPPEAWHLGFMLGPRINAGGRIGRADLGVRLLLESDISEAARIAAELDRLNSERRIIEQQAEAQAEAEALASLGLEDKGAVIVTASEGWHPGVVGLVASRLKEKFARPAFAIALEPGGIGTGSGRSIPGVDLGKAVRHAVEQGILMKGGGHAMAAGVTLRKERLAEFRAFLESALAADVADARHVNEILIDGAISARAATPELVATLNRAGPFGSGNPEPIVALPSHQLVYADEVGQAHLKLRFKSGDGAAVNAIAFRSVGQKLGNALVQHRGQILHVAGTLTVDRYQGVERVQLRVLDVAVPDHGPAMIR, encoded by the coding sequence ATGGCACCATCCGCCCTTGCACTGCCCCTGAGCGCCCCGCAGGCGTTCCTGGGCGTGCGGCTGTCGCTGACCAACAAATTGTGGCGCGACCGGCTGGATGCGCGCGGCGCGGCGCGCGCGCTTGCGATGGTGCAGCGATATCAGTTGCCCGAGATGTTGGCGCGCGTGCTCGCCGGGCGCGACGTCGAGATCGACGCGGTCAACGACTTCCTCGATCCGACCATCCGCAAGCTGATGCCGGATCCGTTCACGGTGACGCAGATGGAGGCGGCGGCGCAGCGCATTGCCGACGCCGCGGTCAAGGGCGAGACGGTCGCGATCTTCGGCGACTACGATGTCGACGGCGCGACCTCGGCGGCACTGCTCGCCTGGCATCTGCGCCATTGCGGGCTCGATCCGCTGATCCACATTCCCGACCGCATCTTCGAAGGCTATGGCCCGAACGTCGAGGCGATCCGCGCGCTGGCAAGCAAAGGCGCGACGCTGCTCGTGACGGTCGACTGCGGCACCACCAGCCTCGAGCCGCTGGCGGAGGCGCGGCGGCTCGGCATGTCCGTGGTGGTGATCGATCACCATCAATGCGGCGAGGAGCTGCCGGAGGTCGAGGCGCTGGTCAATCCGAACCGGCCGGATGATCTTTCCGGCCTCGGCTATCTCGCCGCGGTCGGGCTGACGCTGGTCACGCTGGTTGCGGTCAATCGCGAGCTGCGCGGCCGCGGCTTCTGGAGCAGCACGCGCCCGGAGCCGGATCTGCTCAGCATGCTGCATCACGTCGCGCTCGGCACCGTCGCCGACGTCGCGCCGCTGATCGCGCTCAACCGCGCCTTCGTCGCCAAGGGCCTGATCGCGATGCGCCGGCGCGACCATGTCGGGCACACCGCGCTGATGGATGTCGCCCGGCTCAACGGTCCGCCCGAAGCCTGGCATCTCGGCTTCATGCTGGGACCGCGCATCAATGCCGGCGGGCGCATCGGCCGCGCCGACCTCGGCGTGCGCCTGCTCCTGGAAAGCGATATCTCCGAAGCCGCGCGCATCGCCGCCGAGCTCGACCGGCTCAACAGCGAGCGCCGGATCATTGAGCAGCAGGCCGAAGCGCAGGCCGAAGCGGAGGCGCTGGCCTCGCTCGGGCTGGAGGACAAGGGCGCCGTCATCGTGACCGCATCCGAAGGCTGGCATCCCGGCGTGGTCGGGCTGGTCGCGTCCAGGCTCAAGGAAAAGTTTGCCCGGCCGGCGTTTGCGATCGCGCTCGAGCCGGGCGGCATCGGCACCGGGTCGGGCCGCTCGATTCCCGGCGTCGATCTTGGCAAGGCCGTCCGCCACGCCGTGGAGCAGGGCATCCTGATGAAGGGCGGCGGGCACGCGATGGCCGCCGGCGTCACCTTGCGCAAGGAGCGGTTGGCCGAGTTTCGCGCCTTTCTCGAAAGCGCGCTCGCCGCCGACGTCGCCGACGCACGTCACGTCAACGAGATCCTGATCGACGGCGCCATCAGCGCGCGCGCCGCGACACCCGAGCTGGTCGCGACGCTCAATCGCGCCGGTCCCTTCGGCAGCGGCAATCCCGAGCCCATCGTGGCGCTGCCGTCGCATCAGCTGGTTTACGCCGACGAGGTCGGGCAGGCGCATCTCAAGCTGCGCTTCAAGTCCGGCGACGGCGCCGCCGTGAATGCGATCGCATTCCGCAGCGTGGGCCAGAAGCTCGGCAACGCCCTGGTTCAGCATCGCGGCCAGATCCTGCACGTCGCCGGCACGCTCACCGTCGACCGCTACCAGGGCGTCGAACGCGTGCAGCTGCGCGTGCTCGATGTCGCCGTGCCGGACCATGGGCCGGCGATGATCAGGTAG
- the glpX gene encoding class II fructose-bisphosphatase, with protein sequence MSTQISVPQQLLLERILTLELVRVTERAAVSAARLRGHGQEKPADQAAVDAMRRELNKLPIEGTVVIGEGERDEAPMLYIGEKVGLNAGPKVDIAVDPLEGTTLCAKNMPGAIATMAMADGGTLLHAPDVYMQKIAVGPGYAKGVVDIDATPADNVRRLAKAKGVEPGAITVLVLDRPRHADIIQGVRSTGAAVRLITDGDVAGVIHCADPDNTGVDMYLGTGGAPEGVLAAVALRCIGGQMQCRLILDTEEKRERAHKMGVGDPKMIYGIEDMARGDCLFAATGVTTGSLLSGVKFRKDGVIETETVVMRSVTGTVRYIRAEHRQLAKFHLD encoded by the coding sequence ATGTCGACGCAGATTTCTGTCCCGCAACAATTGCTGCTCGAGCGCATCCTGACGCTGGAGCTGGTGCGCGTGACCGAACGGGCGGCGGTGTCGGCGGCGCGGTTGCGCGGCCACGGCCAGGAAAAGCCGGCCGACCAGGCGGCCGTGGATGCGATGCGCCGCGAGCTCAACAAGCTGCCGATCGAGGGCACGGTCGTGATCGGCGAGGGCGAGCGTGACGAGGCGCCCATGCTCTATATCGGCGAGAAGGTCGGCCTCAATGCCGGGCCCAAGGTCGACATCGCGGTCGACCCGCTCGAGGGGACGACCCTGTGCGCCAAGAACATGCCGGGCGCGATCGCGACCATGGCGATGGCCGATGGCGGCACGCTGCTGCATGCCCCCGACGTCTACATGCAGAAGATCGCGGTCGGCCCCGGCTACGCCAAGGGCGTCGTCGACATCGACGCGACGCCGGCCGACAACGTGCGACGGCTCGCCAAGGCCAAGGGCGTCGAGCCCGGCGCGATCACGGTGCTGGTGCTCGACCGTCCGCGCCACGCTGACATCATTCAGGGCGTCCGCTCGACCGGCGCCGCGGTGCGCCTGATCACTGACGGCGACGTCGCCGGCGTGATCCACTGCGCCGATCCCGACAACACCGGCGTCGACATGTATCTCGGCACCGGCGGCGCGCCGGAAGGCGTGCTGGCCGCGGTGGCGCTGCGCTGCATTGGCGGCCAGATGCAGTGCCGCCTGATCCTCGACACCGAGGAGAAGCGCGAGCGCGCCCACAAGATGGGCGTCGGTGATCCCAAGATGATCTACGGCATCGAGGACATGGCCCGCGGCGACTGTCTGTTCGCGGCCACCGGCGTCACCACCGGCTCGCTGCTCTCCGGCGTCAAGTTCCGCAAGGACGGCGTGATCGAGACCGAGACCGTCGTGATGCGCTCGGTCACCGGCACGGTGCGCTACATCCGCGCGGAGCACCGCCAGTTGGCGAAGTTCCACCTCGACTGA
- a CDS encoding LL-diaminopimelate aminotransferase, translating to MEDFYRIRRLPPYVFEQVNRAKAAARNAGADIIDLGMGNPDLPAPPHVLEKLRETLGKPRTDRYSASRGIVGLRRAQAAYYDRRFGVKLNPDTQIVATLGSKEGFANVAQAITAPGDVILCPNPSYPIHAFGFLMAGGVIRSVPSEPTPQFFEAAERAIIHSIPKPLALIVCYPSNPTAYVASLDFYRDLVAFAKKHEILILSDLAYAEVYFDDKNPPPSVLQVPGAMDVAVEFTSMSKTYSMAGWRMGFAVGNERIIAALARVKSYLDYGAFTPVQVAATAALNGPDDCIREMRDVYRKRRDTLVEAFGRAGWEIPSPEASMFAWAPLPEKFKSLGSMQFATLMVEKSGVAVSPGVGFGEHGEGYVRIAMVENEQRIRQAARGVRRFLESGIETLHNVVPIANRR from the coding sequence ATGGAAGATTTCTATCGCATCCGCCGTCTGCCGCCTTACGTGTTCGAGCAGGTCAACCGGGCCAAGGCGGCCGCGCGGAACGCCGGGGCCGACATCATCGATCTCGGCATGGGCAATCCGGATCTGCCGGCGCCGCCGCACGTGCTGGAGAAGCTCAGGGAGACCCTGGGCAAGCCGCGGACCGACCGCTATTCGGCCTCGCGCGGCATCGTCGGACTGCGCCGGGCGCAAGCAGCCTATTACGATCGCCGTTTCGGGGTGAAGCTCAATCCCGACACCCAGATCGTGGCGACGCTCGGCTCCAAGGAAGGCTTTGCCAACGTCGCGCAGGCGATCACCGCGCCGGGCGACGTCATTCTCTGCCCGAATCCGAGCTATCCGATCCACGCCTTCGGCTTCCTGATGGCGGGCGGCGTGATCCGGTCGGTGCCTTCCGAGCCGACGCCGCAGTTCTTCGAGGCGGCCGAGCGCGCGATCATTCATTCCATCCCGAAGCCGCTTGCGCTGATCGTCTGCTATCCGAGCAACCCGACCGCCTATGTCGCGAGCCTCGACTTCTATCGCGACCTCGTCGCATTCGCGAAGAAGCACGAGATCCTGATCCTGTCGGACCTCGCTTATGCCGAGGTGTATTTCGACGACAAGAACCCGCCGCCGTCGGTGCTGCAGGTGCCTGGCGCGATGGATGTCGCGGTCGAGTTCACCTCGATGTCGAAGACCTATTCGATGGCCGGTTGGCGCATGGGCTTTGCCGTCGGCAACGAGCGCATCATCGCGGCGCTCGCGCGCGTGAAATCCTATCTCGACTACGGCGCGTTCACGCCGGTGCAGGTCGCGGCCACGGCTGCTCTGAACGGTCCCGACGACTGCATTCGCGAGATGCGCGACGTCTACCGCAAGCGCCGCGACACACTGGTCGAGGCGTTCGGCCGGGCCGGCTGGGAGATCCCGTCGCCGGAGGCGTCGATGTTCGCCTGGGCGCCTTTGCCGGAGAAGTTCAAGAGCCTCGGCAGCATGCAGTTCGCGACGCTCATGGTCGAGAAGTCCGGCGTCGCGGTGTCGCCGGGCGTCGGCTTCGGCGAACATGGCGAAGGCTATGTCCGCATCGCGATGGTCGAGAACGAGCAGCGCATCCGGCAGGCCGCGCGCGGCGTCCGCCGCTTCCTTGAAAGCGGGATCGAAACGTTGCACAACGTCGTTCCCATCGCCAACCGGCGCTGA